The following proteins are encoded in a genomic region of Magnolia sinica isolate HGM2019 chromosome 1, MsV1, whole genome shotgun sequence:
- the LOC131239189 gene encoding nuclear transport factor 2B yields MEEQVEKVAKAFVEHYYNIFDTNRSFLSSLYQPSSILTFEGQNIHGVDEIARKLTQLPFDQCKHLITTVDCQPSPFDGGILVFVCGSVHLLGEEHQLRFSQMFHLIPTLQGSFFVQNDIFRLNYG; encoded by the exons atggAAGAGCAAGTAGAGAAAGTAGCAAAGGCATTTGTAGAGCATTACTACAATATCTTTGATACCAATCGATCTTTTCTTTCCTCTCTATACCAACCATCTTCAATCCTAACATTCGAAGGCCAAAACATACATGGTGTTGATGAAATCGCACGTAAGCTCACCCAGTTACCCTTCGATCAATGCAAGCATCTAATCACCACCGTCGATTGCCAGCCTTCTCCTTTTGACGGTGGCATCCTTGTCTTTGTTTGTGGTTCCGTGCATTTACTAGGCGAAGAGCATCAGCTCAGGTTTAGCCAg ATGTTTCACTTGATTCCCACTCTCCAAGGCAGCTTCTTTGTTCAAAATGACATATTTCGCCTCAACTATGGTTGA